The following proteins are co-located in the candidate division WOR-3 bacterium genome:
- a CDS encoding UbiA family prenyltransferase: MRKIRGFLKLMRPLNLLIVIYASFVAFLISGLCGHPAPFFKFLIPILLLAGFSNALNDIMDARLDEKAHPERPIPSKLLSVKEATVFTVILGLLTFLSSFLYGNEILTTRIVFLLGLVLVILYDIYLKKVAFVGNLIVSFVTSFPFLILALEIRNFHLLWYPILCAILYNLAREAIKDMEDLGADREFGYKTLPAFLGEKGIKIYVSFLLFLLLIFTVIAYLRVFHRPIFLIFMCFLWLYLGIITWKEKSFSKLSEDFKYCMILILSGFLLGGAL; the protein is encoded by the coding sequence ATGAGAAAGATTAGAGGATTTTTGAAATTGATGAGACCTTTAAATCTTTTAATTGTTATTTATGCCTCCTTTGTCGCCTTTTTGATTTCTGGCCTCTGTGGACATCCAGCCCCCTTTTTTAAGTTTTTGATACCCATTCTTCTATTAGCGGGCTTTTCCAATGCTTTGAACGATATTATGGACGCCAGATTGGACGAGAAGGCCCATCCAGAAAGGCCAATTCCTTCGAAGCTTTTGAGTGTGAAGGAAGCTACTGTTTTTACTGTAATTCTTGGCCTTCTCACTTTTTTGAGCTCTTTTCTTTATGGAAATGAAATTTTAACGACTCGAATTGTTTTTCTCCTCGGTCTGGTTCTGGTAATTCTCTACGATATTTATCTAAAGAAAGTTGCCTTTGTTGGGAATTTGATCGTAAGTTTCGTCACTTCTTTTCCTTTCCTAATTCTGGCTTTGGAGATCAGAAATTTTCACCTTTTGTGGTATCCCATACTTTGCGCCATTCTTTACAATCTTGCTCGGGAGGCCATAAAGGACATGGAAGACCTGGGAGCCGATAGGGAATTTGGGTACAAGACGCTACCGGCTTTTTTGGGGGAGAAGGGAATCAAAATTTACGTAAGTTTTTTGCTTTTTCTACTTTTGATTTTTACGGTAATTGCCTACTTGAGAGTCTTTCATAGACCTATCTTCCTTATCTTTATGTGCTTTTTATGGCTTTACCTTGGAATTATAACGTGGAAAGAGAAATCCTTTTCCAAATTGAGTGAAGATTTCAAATACTGTATGATACTTATACTTTCAGGTTTTCTGCTGGGAGGTGCTTTATGA
- a CDS encoding MBL fold metallo-hydrolase, with amino-acid sequence MENNWSETIEKVRRDLDEAINGLIQKTLLEIEELLSATKNKAQELATKLAEENLTSEKLSEAIQNVLKETLENKKLELEEALKAEEENLRKEIQGMTEKIKQTVENRIKEVESEIDSQVKSVFEPEKVKALLEEKIKRFIEEETHIFEDELKALGKEVVDKNQKDIRKNFEKNLKTFYEAEDGLTKIIEDIVKNQSDYITSQLQEKISEIISTKAKDLLLESPLSERIAEYVGFEMKKYMQEIENLKASLDVLEMRIKILSEAPGSSEEQATSQKEEIVIPEATLFPEDEGVKEAVMEKETETAIEKAQEETPETQAEVAEETSVPIEIVEEVAKEKEEKVARPFKLQMPFEITYMGHAAFLITAGNVKIITDPYKYMALNGSIKYKPIDVEANFVTVSHMHMDQGAWKEIPGEPRLVEVAGEKTFSDYPFLKFKGIQTYHDNAEGNVRGTNMVFNIEIAGVRITHLGALGHVLTKEQLREIGRPVDILMIPVGGYDTIPVRDAWEVVNQLDPLVVIPMRFKTDACDLPLAEVDAFLSLAKCPVKEMESTVLVDSLPTSMEVWVLKPLKI; translated from the coding sequence TGGCTACTAAACTTGCAGAAGAAAACTTAACATCAGAAAAGCTCAGCGAAGCTATCCAAAATGTGCTAAAAGAAACTCTCGAGAATAAGAAACTTGAGCTCGAAGAAGCGCTTAAAGCAGAGGAGGAAAATCTCCGTAAAGAAATTCAAGGAATGACTGAAAAAATCAAACAGACCGTCGAAAATAGGATAAAGGAAGTAGAATCGGAAATCGACTCGCAGGTAAAATCGGTATTTGAACCGGAAAAGGTAAAAGCTCTTTTGGAAGAGAAGATCAAAAGGTTTATAGAAGAAGAAACCCATATATTTGAGGACGAACTAAAAGCCCTCGGTAAAGAGGTAGTAGATAAAAACCAGAAAGACATTAGGAAGAATTTCGAGAAAAATCTTAAAACCTTTTACGAAGCCGAGGATGGCCTAACGAAAATCATTGAAGACATTGTAAAAAATCAGAGCGATTACATCACCTCTCAACTACAGGAGAAAATTTCAGAAATAATCAGCACTAAAGCAAAGGACCTACTCCTTGAATCCCCCCTCTCCGAGAGAATAGCAGAATATGTGGGCTTCGAGATGAAAAAGTACATGCAGGAAATAGAAAACCTAAAGGCATCCCTTGATGTTCTTGAAATGCGCATCAAGATTCTCTCTGAAGCACCGGGATCATCAGAAGAACAAGCCACTTCACAGAAGGAAGAAATCGTAATTCCAGAGGCGACTCTTTTCCCTGAGGATGAAGGTGTAAAAGAAGCTGTAATGGAGAAAGAGACAGAAACAGCGATTGAAAAAGCCCAAGAAGAAACACCTGAAACACAAGCCGAGGTAGCTGAAGAAACATCAGTACCCATTGAAATTGTTGAAGAGGTTGCAAAAGAGAAAGAAGAAAAGGTTGCTCGCCCCTTCAAGCTTCAAATGCCTTTTGAGATTACATACATGGGACATGCCGCATTCTTGATAACTGCCGGCAACGTTAAAATTATAACCGATCCTTACAAATACATGGCGCTAAACGGTTCAATCAAGTATAAACCTATCGATGTTGAGGCTAACTTTGTTACAGTGAGTCATATGCACATGGACCAGGGTGCATGGAAAGAGATCCCAGGAGAACCAAGACTTGTGGAAGTAGCCGGTGAAAAAACCTTTAGCGATTATCCGTTTCTCAAGTTTAAGGGTATACAGACCTATCACGATAACGCCGAAGGCAATGTGAGGGGAACCAACATGGTGTTCAACATTGAGATAGCAGGTGTCAGGATAACACACTTGGGTGCACTGGGACATGTCTTAACTAAGGAGCAGCTTAGAGAAATCGGTAGACCAGTTGATATTCTCATGATACCTGTAGGAGGTTATGATACAATACCTGTAAGAGATGCGTGGGAAGTCGTAAATCAACTGGATCCTCTTGTCGTCATACCAATGAGGTTTAAAACCGATGCCTGTGATCTCCCATTAGCAGAAGTCGATGCCTTTCTCAGCTTAGCCAAATGTCCCGTAAAGGAGATGGAATCCACCGTTTTAGTAGATTCCCTACCCACTTCAATGGAGGTTTGGGTCCTAAAACCACTCAAAATTTAG
- a CDS encoding cytidine deaminase has product MLRGEIEELVKKAEGELNKAYAPYSGYSVAAALLCKDGSLYTGVNVENASYGLTICAERVAIFKAVSEGKREFVAIAIVSNDPERPPYPCGACRQVMAEFSKDMIVAVKTKKGIVTHRLDELLPYSFNFEK; this is encoded by the coding sequence ATGTTACGTGGAGAAATTGAAGAACTGGTAAAAAAGGCTGAAGGAGAACTAAATAAGGCCTATGCGCCCTACTCAGGTTATTCGGTTGCTGCCGCTTTACTCTGTAAAGATGGCAGCCTATATACAGGCGTAAATGTGGAAAATGCCTCTTACGGCTTGACCATATGCGCTGAGCGGGTCGCTATCTTTAAGGCTGTTTCAGAAGGTAAAAGGGAATTTGTAGCTATTGCAATAGTTTCTAACGACCCCGAAAGACCTCCCTATCCTTGTGGCGCCTGTAGGCAGGTAATGGCTGAGTTTTCGAAAGACATGATTGTTGCTGTTAAAACTAAAAAGGGGATAGTTACCCACAGACTTGATGAACTTTTGCCCTATTCGTTTAATTTTGAGAAGTAG
- the rlmN gene encoding 23S rRNA (adenine(2503)-C(2))-methyltransferase RlmN: MQNLLSLKHRELESLLNSINEKPYRIRQIFKWIWGKSKDNIEEFSDLPKDFRIFLSQNYYIKRAEPISILTSQDGSIKFLIQLENGDKVESVFIPDADRNTVCVSSQVGCPLKCAFCATGKLGYTRNLKFYEILEQVRIVRDYVKTRITNVVFMGMGEPLLNYEEVLESARILNDSNTFSIGARKITISTAGIIPGIRKLASEPEQFKLAVSLNSAIQEKREKLMPIAKKYPLNELREALLEFYEAKKRWITFEYILIPEVNNTREDIEALTDYVNSIPSKLNLIPYNPHPYSEFRAPTDEEVEEFLKILRKNLKRVVTLRKSKGKDIKGACGQLAYFSKLNE, translated from the coding sequence ATGCAAAACCTTCTTTCCCTGAAACATCGTGAATTAGAATCTCTTCTTAACTCAATAAATGAAAAGCCATATAGAATAAGGCAAATCTTTAAATGGATTTGGGGCAAAAGCAAAGACAACATCGAAGAATTTTCTGATCTTCCAAAGGATTTTAGAATTTTCCTTTCCCAAAACTACTACATAAAAAGGGCAGAACCCATATCCATACTTACTTCCCAAGATGGCTCCATAAAATTTCTAATACAGCTGGAAAACGGTGATAAGGTTGAATCCGTCTTCATTCCTGATGCTGACAGAAATACCGTTTGTGTATCATCACAAGTTGGATGCCCTTTAAAATGTGCCTTTTGCGCAACGGGTAAACTCGGGTATACGAGAAATCTAAAATTCTACGAAATCCTTGAGCAGGTAAGAATCGTCCGGGATTACGTAAAGACAAGGATAACTAATGTAGTATTCATGGGTATGGGTGAACCTCTCCTAAATTATGAGGAAGTATTAGAAAGTGCTCGAATCTTGAATGATTCAAATACTTTTTCCATCGGCGCTCGAAAAATTACCATTTCAACGGCAGGAATCATACCAGGAATAAGAAAGCTGGCAAGTGAGCCAGAGCAGTTTAAACTGGCAGTCTCTCTTAATTCTGCAATTCAAGAAAAACGTGAAAAATTGATGCCAATTGCAAAGAAATACCCCCTCAATGAATTGAGAGAAGCTTTACTTGAGTTTTATGAAGCAAAAAAGCGCTGGATTACCTTCGAATACATTCTCATTCCCGAAGTGAACAACACGAGGGAAGATATCGAAGCCTTAACCGATTACGTTAATTCCATACCTTCAAAGTTAAATCTTATCCCTTATAACCCGCATCCTTATTCAGAGTTTCGTGCTCCCACCGACGAAGAGGTGGAAGAATTTCTAAAAATTTTGAGGAAAAATCTTAAACGTGTAGTAACTTTAAGAAAATCAAAGGGTAAAGATATTAAAGGGGCCTGTGGCCAACTGGCCTACTTCTCAAAATTAAACGAATAG
- a CDS encoding CvpA family protein gives MNGVDVIVLVILLFFALRGLLVGLIKEVLSIVGLILAVFISLKFNDLMSFYLKGIQDPLILKVASILILFILVIFLTQLVIFLIRKALKPTFISVVDRLLGFLLGVFEGFVVAGTLLYFAGRFEFANAYIEKSAYSAKISKIYESVVIRNFKDVKEFFENLKD, from the coding sequence ATGAATGGTGTGGATGTGATTGTCCTTGTTATACTTCTGTTCTTTGCATTAAGGGGCCTTTTGGTTGGCCTTATAAAAGAGGTGCTTTCCATTGTTGGGCTAATTCTTGCTGTTTTTATCTCCCTTAAATTCAACGACCTCATGAGCTTTTATCTCAAAGGCATTCAAGACCCTCTTATTTTGAAGGTGGCAAGCATCCTTATCCTCTTTATTCTTGTGATATTTCTAACTCAGCTGGTCATTTTTCTTATAAGAAAGGCATTAAAGCCTACCTTCATAAGTGTAGTCGACAGGCTTCTTGGATTTTTACTCGGGGTTTTCGAAGGATTTGTCGTAGCGGGGACTCTCCTTTACTTTGCCGGTAGATTCGAATTTGCGAATGCTTATATAGAGAAGAGTGCCTATTCAGCGAAGATATCGAAGATTTATGAGAGTGTCGTAATCAGGAATTTCAAAGACGTAAAGGAATTTTTTGAAAATCTTAAAGACTGA
- a CDS encoding metallophosphoesterase, giving the protein MKIGFISDTHDHKEAIQSAFSYFEKEGIRNVIHLGDLISPFNFRFIREVYTGNLYYVFGNNDGERLFLIEQAKEFQVATFKLPQVIDINGIKIIIMHEPFVVKELAETQKFKIVAYGHTHKLHIEKVGETHIINPGEACGYLTGKKTFVVFDAERDICEVREF; this is encoded by the coding sequence ATGAAAATTGGTTTTATTTCAGACACTCACGATCACAAAGAGGCTATCCAGTCTGCCTTCTCCTACTTTGAAAAAGAGGGTATAAGAAACGTCATTCACCTTGGTGACCTGATTTCTCCTTTCAACTTTAGATTTATAAGGGAAGTTTACACTGGGAACCTCTATTATGTTTTCGGAAACAATGATGGTGAAAGGCTTTTTCTCATCGAGCAGGCGAAGGAGTTCCAGGTGGCAACTTTTAAGTTGCCCCAAGTAATCGATATAAACGGTATCAAGATTATCATTATGCATGAGCCCTTTGTAGTAAAGGAACTTGCTGAGACCCAAAAGTTCAAGATTGTCGCCTATGGTCACACCCACAAGCTCCATATTGAGAAGGTAGGTGAAACTCACATTATTAATCCCGGAGAAGCTTGTGGATATTTGACAGGTAAGAAAACTTTTGTAGTCTTTGATGCTGAAAGGGATATATGCGAAGTAAGGGAGTTTTAG
- the coaE gene encoding dephospho-CoA kinase (Dephospho-CoA kinase (CoaE) performs the final step in coenzyme A biosynthesis.) → MSKVVIITGKAGTGKSTVANILRNYGYNVIDVDSLAHSLLQEVKEEILKEFGAEVLDGEGEVNRKKLGEIVFKDPQKITKLEQILHPILKERIKEIVKKREGDIFIDVAIPKKLSLYPFADFTIVVTAPPEVVVERLKKKGWSEEKIKAITNWQTEEIPEGKYYLVPNIGTLEDLERKVFSILKMEGLWNEKD, encoded by the coding sequence ATGAGTAAGGTGGTGATTATTACGGGAAAGGCTGGAACGGGAAAGTCCACAGTGGCAAATATACTGCGGAACTACGGATATAACGTGATAGATGTAGATTCTCTTGCTCATAGTCTTTTACAGGAAGTTAAGGAAGAAATTTTAAAGGAATTCGGAGCTGAGGTACTTGATGGGGAAGGCGAGGTTAACAGAAAGAAACTGGGCGAAATTGTCTTCAAAGACCCTCAGAAGATTACTAAACTGGAGCAAATTTTACATCCCATTCTCAAAGAGCGCATTAAGGAGATAGTAAAGAAAAGAGAAGGCGATATTTTTATTGATGTCGCCATTCCCAAGAAGCTTTCTCTTTATCCTTTCGCAGATTTTACCATTGTCGTAACTGCACCTCCAGAAGTGGTGGTAGAAAGGCTCAAAAAGAAGGGCTGGTCAGAGGAGAAAATCAAGGCGATCACTAACTGGCAAACGGAGGAGATCCCGGAGGGAAAATATTATCTTGTTCCTAATATTGGCACTCTTGAGGATTTAGAAAGGAAGGTATTTTCGATTTTGAAAATGGAGGGACTTTGGAATGAGAAAGATTAG
- a CDS encoding tetratricopeptide repeat protein translates to MWVNTLIFILTVSAFDSTSSEMMMNYYESTGDFEKALQEASALYQNTEDLFYLRKMVLYSMQLGKLSEGLKWGFEYLQKGFDHDVFFAIVRKLKNSQDLSKLKEIVGKYSNQSDSLCFYEGYLYYLSGDYERAFPCFQRSSPYFQKMPVFVSSYLDLLWKLGKTDLVKIYLDSLKTDLPQLQFLKGLYYKLLGDDDAALTIFDGLYREEFDDIGFLKVYLQSLDAAGLYERADSVALELVKRMSFSWEIRKLVGIHYLTKGDYSTALSEFLVASGLQEGDPEVHYYLSRTLYALGAPQDALEEIKKAIKLNPYSKEYAYYQIFLLLSVSRVDEALKKIYLAERNLGAEGYLYYLKAEAFRIKDDKRNAFKNYLKALELDSLNLKRYLDLLEYAHLAKIEVDYKGFLEKSLAVAKNRADSLNVAYLAMEVEEYGFATDIMEKMLKTGYDDPVLYNNLAYALCELGKDLERALRLVEHALQIQPDDYHFIDTKAWILFKMGKIDESLDVIERAVQKGGAEDTEVKIHYKLIKEAKGLKDE, encoded by the coding sequence ATGTGGGTTAATACCTTAATTTTTATCCTAACAGTCAGCGCCTTTGATTCTACATCTTCTGAAATGATGATGAATTATTACGAAAGTACCGGCGATTTTGAAAAGGCTCTGCAAGAAGCATCAGCCCTTTACCAGAATACAGAGGATTTATTCTACCTACGGAAAATGGTCCTCTATTCGATGCAACTGGGAAAATTATCGGAGGGCCTAAAATGGGGATTTGAGTACCTGCAAAAGGGGTTTGATCATGATGTCTTCTTTGCTATTGTTAGGAAGCTAAAAAATTCACAAGACTTATCAAAACTCAAGGAAATAGTTGGAAAATACTCAAATCAAAGCGATTCCCTTTGTTTTTACGAAGGATATCTTTATTATCTCAGTGGCGATTATGAAAGGGCCTTTCCTTGCTTTCAAAGGTCCAGTCCCTATTTTCAAAAGATGCCCGTTTTCGTCTCTTCCTATTTAGATCTGTTGTGGAAGCTGGGGAAGACTGATTTAGTTAAAATCTATCTCGATAGCCTTAAGACCGATTTACCTCAGCTACAGTTTTTGAAGGGGCTTTACTACAAGCTGCTCGGAGACGATGACGCTGCTCTGACCATTTTTGATGGTCTTTACCGTGAAGAATTCGATGATATTGGTTTTTTGAAAGTTTATTTGCAAAGTCTTGACGCCGCTGGCCTTTATGAAAGAGCTGATTCAGTCGCACTGGAACTTGTGAAGCGAATGTCTTTTTCCTGGGAGATCAGAAAACTTGTTGGGATTCACTACCTTACCAAGGGCGATTATTCAACTGCTTTAAGCGAATTTCTCGTGGCTTCGGGTCTTCAGGAGGGTGACCCTGAGGTTCACTATTACCTTTCAAGGACCTTGTACGCTCTGGGCGCTCCTCAGGATGCCCTTGAGGAGATCAAAAAGGCCATAAAATTAAATCCCTACTCTAAGGAATATGCCTATTACCAGATATTTCTTCTGCTTTCTGTGAGTAGGGTTGATGAGGCGTTAAAAAAGATATATTTAGCTGAAAGAAATTTGGGGGCAGAAGGCTACTTATACTACCTAAAGGCTGAAGCCTTTAGAATTAAAGATGATAAAAGAAATGCTTTTAAGAATTATCTGAAGGCTTTGGAGCTTGATAGCCTGAATTTAAAGAGGTATTTGGACCTTCTCGAGTATGCACATTTAGCGAAGATTGAAGTCGATTATAAAGGCTTTTTAGAGAAGTCTCTTGCAGTGGCGAAGAATAGAGCTGATTCCCTAAATGTTGCTTATCTGGCGATGGAAGTGGAGGAATATGGATTTGCCACAGACATCATGGAGAAAATGTTGAAGACAGGCTACGATGATCCTGTGCTTTACAATAACCTCGCCTATGCCCTTTGCGAACTTGGTAAGGATTTAGAGAGGGCCTTAAGATTAGTTGAACACGCCCTTCAAATTCAGCCCGATGATTATCATTTTATCGATACTAAAGCCTGGATTTTGTTCAAGATGGGTAAAATCGATGAATCCTTAGATGTAATTGAGAGGGCTGTCCAGAAGGGTGGTGCTGAAGATACCGAGGTTAAGATCCACTACAAGCTAATAAAAGAAGCCAAAGGTTTGAAGGATGAGTAA